CAGGCATTGATCCATCCATCATATCACACAAGTTAGCATTAGACCCATCTGCCTGACCAGTAACACAGAAAAAGAGAAATCTCGGTCATGACCAAAAATAAGCCTCCCTGGAAGAAACCAAGAAGCTCATCGACGCGGGCTTCATCCGAGAAATTAGATTCACAACATGGCTGGCGAATGTTGTCATGGTTAAAAAAACATAACGGTAAATGGCGCATGTGTGTTGATttcaccgatctcaacaaagcataCCCCAAAGATTCCTACCCTTTGCCTTCTATTGATTCCTTAGTTGATAATGCATCTGGTTTTGAAAAACTCAGctttatggatgcatattctGGTTATAACCAGATCCAAATGCATCCATCCGACCAAAATAAGACAGCCTTCATTACTGAATATGGAAACTATTATTATAAAGTCATGTCATTTGGCCTTAAGAATGCAGGTGCGACATATCAACGTCTCATGGACAAAGTCTTCGCCAAACAAATCGGCAGAAACATTGAGGTCTACGTTGAAGATATGGTCGCCAAGACAAAGATCGGCAACAATCACCTTGACGACCTCGCGAAAATCTTCGAACAGCTAAGAAAATACAACATGCGGCTATACCCCGAGAAGTGCGCATTTAGGGTCCAGAGTGGCAAATTTCTCGGCTTCTTGCTCACTAGCCGAGGtattgaagcaaatccagaaAAATGCCGAGCTATTTTAGACATGGCAAGTCCACACACCATCAAGGAAGTCCAACGGTTAACAGGGAGACTTGCTGCACTCTCTAGATTTTTACCTTGCTTAGCTTCTAAAACTTTAtgttttttccaaactttaaaaaagaaaaaagctttCCAATGGACTGATGACTGTGAACAAGCATTCACAACCATCAAAGAAACTCTTTCAAAACCACCAATTTTACAAACCCCCTTACAAGGGGAAccattattcttatatttatctatCACTAATTGGGCTGTCAGCTCCGCTCTTGTTACAGAAAGGGAAAAGCAGCAGTCTCCTATCTATTTTACCAGCAAAACATTACAGAATTCCGAGCTTCGATATCCGACCATTGAGAAGCTGGCCCTAGCCCTTGTCTTCTCGGCCAGAAGACTCCGACCATATTTTCAGAGCCATGAAATCCATGTTCGAACAGATGATCCTTTACGCCAAGTCCTCCAAAAGCCTGAGCTGGCTGGCCGACTAGTAAAATGGTCAGTAGAGTTATCAGAATTTGATATCACGTACGAAGGCCGAGCATCCATCAAATCCCAGTTTTTGGCCGACTTTATTGCCGAATTCTCAGTACCGAGTACAACTGAAGACTACATCGAATGGTCTTTATACGTCGACGGGTCCTCCAACCCACAAGGGTGTGGAGCAGGTATCATACTTGACGATAACCACGGCACCGTCATCGAACATTCCCTCAACTTTTCATTTAAAGCAAGCAACAATCAGAGTGAGTATGAAGCACTAATTGCTGGCCTTAAACTCGCTGCCGACCTAAACATCACCAAACTTAAGGTATATTGCGACTCCTTGCTTATCGTCCAACAGGTAAACAACTTATACCAAGTAAAGGACCTTTTGCTTTCTAAATACTTGGATGTCATGCAAAATTTgctttcaaaattttctaaatatGAAATACAACACATACCAAGGGAGAGTAATGGTCGAGCTGACATTCTGTCTAAACTCGCCAGTACTCAACCAAATGGGTCATCACTTTATCAGTCAACACTACTCAAGCCAAGCATTGAACTAACACAAATCTTAAGTGTAACACAGGAAGAAGATTGGAGATCTCCATACATACAATATCTCCGGACAGGGATCTTGCCAGGCGACGTCGAAAATGGTCGACACTTCCGCCGACAAGCCTCCTTTTTTACAATTTATAATAATTGCCTATATAGACGGGGATTCTCTCGCCCATTACTTAAATGTCTTTGCAGAACAGAAGCCGAGCTTGCACTTGCTGAGGCACATGAAGGGATCTGTGGTACACACCTCGGAGCCCGAAGTCTGTCTTCAAAAATCCTCAGAGCTGGATTATATTGGCCGACAATACGACAGGATTGTCAAGAAAAAGTTGAAAGCTGTAACAATTGCCAAAAACACAGTCCAATTACACATCTCCCGGCCGAACTCCTACACTGATCCGAGGTTAGTTGGCCATTCAACCAATGGGGCATAGATATCCTCGGTCCTTTCCCCACAGCATCTGGTCAGGTAAAATTCCTTGTGGTAGCAATTGATTATTTTTCCAAATGGATAGCATTCCTCGACATATTAGCACAGATAATGGTCGCCAGTTTGCCGATCAAAAATTCACATCTTTCTTGCAGAACTTGAAAATCAAACAACACTTCTCATCAGTAGAGCACCCACAAACAAATGGGTTAGCTGAAGCCGCAAATAAAGTAATACTACATGCTCTAAGCAAAAAATTGAATGATACAAAAGGCCTCTGGGCCGAGCTTATCCCCGAGATCATATGGGGATACAATACAATAATTCACTCAACCACAAAGGAGACACATTTC
This sequence is a window from Arachis duranensis cultivar V14167 chromosome 2, aradu.V14167.gnm2.J7QH, whole genome shotgun sequence. Protein-coding genes within it:
- the LOC127744944 gene encoding uncharacterized protein LOC127744944 translates to MCVDFTDLNKAYPKDSYPLPSIDSLVDNASGFEKLSFMDAYSGYNQIQMHPSDQNKTAFITEYGNYYYKVMSFGLKNAGATYQRLMDKVFAKQIGRNIEVYVEDMVAKTKIGNNHLDDLAKIFEQLRKYNMRLYPEKCAFRVQSGKFLGFLLTSRGIEANPEKCRAILDMASPHTIKEVQRLTGRLAALSRFLPCLASKTLCFFQTLKKKKAFQWTDDCEQAFTTIKETLSKPPILQTPLQGEPLFLYLSITNWAVSSALVTEREKQQSPIYFTSKTLQNSELRYPTIEKLALALVFSARRLRPYFQSHEIHVRTDDPLRQVLQKPELAGRLVKWSVELSEFDITYEGRASIKSQFLADFIAEFSVPSTTEDYIEWSLYVDGSSNPQGCGAGIILDDNHGTVIEHSLNFSFKASNNQSEYEALIAGLKLAADLNITKLKVYCDSLLIVQQVNNLYQVKDLLLSKYLDVMQNLLSKFSKYEIQHIPRESNGRADILSKLASTQPNGSSLYQSTLLKPSIELTQILSVTQEEDWRSPYIQYLRTGILPGDVENGRHFRRQASFFTIYNNCLYRRGFSRPLLKCLCRTEAELALAEAHEGICDNGRQFADQKFTSFLQNLKIKQHFSSVEHPQTNGLAEAANKVILHALSKKLNDTKGLWAELIPEIIWGYNTIIHSTTKETHFRLVYGSDAMIPVEISQSSLRTKLADQTTQDIARQSKLDLAEEIRSSTAAKHLAMQQHIARRYNKRLQPRSFQIHNLVLIKTEQARKPSAHGKLLANWEGPYRITEVIGNGAYRLQTLEGKDLPNTWNVSSLKLYYS